The Zingiber officinale cultivar Zhangliang chromosome 9A, Zo_v1.1, whole genome shotgun sequence genome window below encodes:
- the LOC122018922 gene encoding AUGMIN subunit 6-like, with protein MAGVEIVGFKKIGRRNCKIGRPIWTIRCSQRRRFEGSSSGSPEAKAGRSIVSSGDMATDREKEREAELESAMYTNCLLLGLDPAVLGVGVGVGGSRVGHFRHSNPRLGEQLLYFLLSALRGPVQSAKDFDKVWPIFDSTQSREFRKIVQGIISELEAHGALPRSSSRVSSLATCCGPRFVELLWQLSVHALREVHKRTFTADVTSNPLPASLTDASYLNAAALLPVTKARIALERRKFLGNANIAVHRQAAWSDLAHEMTAEFRSLCAEEAYLQQELEKLQDMRNKAKLEGELWDDRISSSGQNHHLVSKATRLWESLLARQNQHEVLASGPIEDLIAHREHRYRISGSSLLAAMDLSSNLPHSDVLSVRDSEMSSELDTQEKKDLYQVQRQSDALPRMDDRGGRVHPTVDVAEVLRRWTHALQRIHKQSLNLVKANDGEGPDILRSASDGSSIGHSESLAATLAEHRQHLVSIQGLIDQLKETIPTMQQSISELTEEVNNISTPDGFSAQSTTAIQRESIGRPLESITDEVADITSKLSSTQLEKFSNSSTLKLPHLFNLTPNSSAKGTQATRRRPVTTPVNQEVPIQKVATTKHSNDTDGETQESADKYAQNIRRSVREAALSSLSSKLVSQDGGNFDASEHFFISLPTGDFATNQRKQQPTFLSPESQTAQLNTIQDMLNKTNGQKEFTNNSCLFDASIDDTLNQVFSPPLLLESSFFQDAYEDLLAPLSETDAALMDH; from the exons ATGGCAGGGGTAGAAATTGTGGGTTTTAAAAAAATTGGACGACGAAACTGTAAAATTGGGCGACCGATTTGGACGATCCGCTGCAGCCAGAGGAGGAGATTCGAAGGGAGCTCATCGGGATCTCCCGAAGCGAAAGCGGGGCGATCGATCGTGAGCAGCGGCGATATGGCGACGGATCGGGAAAAGGAGAGGGAGGCCGAGCTCGAGAGCGCAATGTATACTAACTGCCTTCTGCTAGGCCTCGACCCGGCGGTTCtcggcgtcggcgtcggcgtcggAGGATCCAGGGTTGGCCACTTCCGTCACTCCAACCCTAGGCTGGGGGAGCAGCTTCTCTACTTTCTACTTTCTGCACTTCGCGGCCCCGTTCAGTCTGCCAAG GATTTCGACAAGGTTTGGCCGATCTTTGATTCCACTCAGTCCCGTGAATTTCGAAAG ATAGTACAAGGGATAATAAGCGAGTTGGAGGCACATGGAGCTCTGCCTCGGAGTAGTTCGAGGGTCTCGTCTCTTGCAACATGTTGTGGACCGAG ATTTGTTGAGCTTTTATGGCAACTATCTGTGCATGCTTTACGAGAGGTTCACAAGAGAACATTTACGGCTGATGTGACTTCTAACCCTTTACCAGCTTCACTGACTGATGCTTCATATCTTAATGCTGCTGCACTACTTCCTGTGACCAAG GCTAGGATAGCTCTTGAAAGGAGGAAATTCCTTGGAAATGCCAACATTGCTGTTCATAGGCAAGCTGCATGGTCTGACTTAGCTCATGAGATGACTGCTGAATTTCGTAGCCTATGTGCCGAAGAG gcCTACTTGCAACAAGAGTTAGAAAAGCTTCAAGATATGAGAAATAAAGCTAAGTTGGAAGGGGAATTGTGGGATGATAGAATCTCCAGCTCTGGTCAGAACCATCACTTGGTCTCCAAGGCCACCCGCCTCTGGGAATCACTATTAGCTCGGCAGA ACCAACATGAAGTCCTAGCTTCTGGTCCAATTGAGGATCTAATAGCTCATCGAGAGCATAG GTACCGCATCTCTGGATCATCTTTGCTTGCAGCCATGGATCTAAGTTCAAATCTCCCACATTCTGATGTACTATCTGTTCGTGATTCTGAGATGTCTTCTGAGTTAGATACTCAAGAAAAAAAAGACTTATATCAGGTACAAAGACAGAGTGATGCTCTTCCTAGGATGGATGACAGAGGTGGAAGAGTTCATCCGACAGTTGATGTAGCTGAAGTTCTAAGGCGTTGGACTCATGCTCTACAACGCATACACAAGCAGTCACTCAATTTG GTGAAAGCTAATGATGGGGAGGGTCCAGATATACTTCGTAGTGCTTCTGATGGCAGTAGCATTGGACACTCAGAGTCACTAGCTGCTACACTTGCAGAACATCGACAGCATTTGGTTAGCATACAG GGACTCATTGACCAGCTAAAAGAAACAATTCCAACAATGCAGCAGTCAATTTCTGAACTCACTGAAGAAGTAAATAATATTTCAACACCAGATGGATTCAGTGCACAATCAACCACAGCTATCCAAAGGGAAAGTATCGGGAGACCCCTA GAAAGTATCACTGATGAGGTTGCTGACATCACTTCAAAACTCTCCTCTACCCAGCTTGAGAAATTTTCCAACAGTTCTACTTTAAAACTTCCTCATTTGTTCAACCTAACTCCAAATTCGTCAGCAAAGGGTACCCAAGCGACCAGACGCCGTCCTGTAACTACTCCAGTGAACCAAGAAGTGCCAATTCAAAAAGTGGCTACAACTAAACATTCAAATGATACTGATGGGGAAACACAAG AGAGTGCTGATAAATATGCACAGAACATCAGACGTTCCGTGCGTGAAGCTGCACTGTCAAGCTTGTCGAGCAAATTAGTGTCCCAAGATGGAGGCAATTTTGATGCTTCTGAACACTTCTTTATTTCTCTACCAACTGGCGATTTTGCAACTAATCAGAGAAAACAGCAACCCACTTTTTTGTCTCCAGAATCGCAAACTGCCCAGTTAAACACAATCCAGGATATGTTAAATAAAACGAATGGACAGAAAGAGTTCACTAACAACTCTTGCCTATTTGATGCATCTATAGATGATACCCTGAATCAAGTCTTTTCTCCTCCATTGCTACTAGAATCATCGTTCTTCCAGGATGCTTACGAGGATTTGCTTG CGCCATTGTCTGAAACTGATGCTGCTCTTATGGATCATTAG